In Gilliamella sp. B3022, the sequence GTTTGGAAACTTTCCCGCAGCTATCCATTTATCTAACGTAGTTTGATCTATCCCTCCCACATACGCGCATACTTGAGTTCTGCTATATCTGGGATCTTCAATTGTGTAATCTTTTGTCATTATTATTCTCCTAATTCAATATCATTTATGCATTCATTACCCCACGCATCCCAACCGTTTACGTTCTGACGGGCAAACAATTCAACCCTCGGTACATTTCCGTATAATTGAACTATTCGGTCTCGTGCCTCCTGAGGTTTTGCGCTATGCGCCCCTATCGGGGCTAAAATTATCTGGCTAACTGATTTATTAATTCGTTGAATGCCTTTACCTCTAACAGCAATCAAACAATCCTCACTATTTGCACGAGTATAATTACCTAATCCAAATCTCAGCTGATCGTTAATTAAATTAAAAACGTCCTCAGAATTCATACAACCGTGTTTTTTTAGTTGTTTGGTTATGTTTTGATGATAGTTTTTATTTAATTTCACCCATGTAAACAATTTCATAGTTTTAACCTCAAAACCCCAATGAGTGGCTAGCGCATCAGCTTGCCTTGCAAATGCAGACGTATACCACATAATTAATATGCTGTTATTATCTGCTATTGATTTTATGTTTAGTGATTTAAGTTCTTGGAATGTCATAGTGGGGTAGTGATTTTTTTGTGGCGGCTCGTGTTGATTGATTCGAATATTGCCACGGTGGATCGGCGTAAATTAGATTATATTTTTTCATATACCATCCCTATATTGATCAATTATCGTTAAATTCTTTTTCAGTCATATAACCAAGATAATTAACTGAAGTTATAATCATATTTTCAACATCATCAACATCTTTCTTTAATAATTCCCAAATGCAATTAAAGGTTGTTTGTGTTACATTTATATTATTTTTTGATATGGTTTTACACCCATACCCATCTTTACCATTTGCGCATTGAAATTTATATGCAAATAAGAAATAGTGTTGCTTGCGTTGTTTAAATTTCTTTTTCATTTAAACCGTACCCCTGCTTTTGCTAGTTTTCTGCATTCGGTCAATAATTGTTGCCATGTCGCATTTAATTTTGGAATTTCTACTATTTCTCCATAACAACCTGATACCTGTATAGTAGTTCGCCTATTCCAATTTTTATGAAAATACCTAATTGCATCAAACAGTGCTAATGATGCTGATACGACATCCTCACATTCTCCATAATCTAAATAAAGCCCTCCAGTGGGCGCAAATGTAAAATATTCGTTCGTCCAGCAATCGTCATATTCAAAATGATGCTCTTGATATAATGCAGGAAACAGTTTGAGCAGTAATCTCATAGCATGTTTACTATTTTTCTTAATTTGACGAGGTTTCATTGATCACCTCAGTATTTATAACTTTTAATTTCATTGATTATTTTTAAGCATTCCTTGCAGGTAACTCCACCACGCTTAACTGATTTAAAGATGTAACTTGTGTCTCCTGCACCATCAGAACAAAAACCTAGCCCACATAAAGAACATGGGTCACCATTAACGGTGGTTAATAAGCACCATTCTCGTTCACTTTTGTCTATTTCAATTTGACCTTCCATGTGAGTAATCATCACCAATTTATTCACTTAATCACCTCATTTAACTGTTACTATCACGCCATTTTTTATTACCGCACGTAAACCAATACATTTAACTGGTATAGTTCCGTCGCCAACTTTTTCATAAACAGGCTGAATTTCATCAATTATTTGTTGACCAATTTCGCTTAGATTAATTTCAAACATTCGTTCTAATACTCTGATAATTGCGTGTTCACTAACTATCAGCTTGTTACTGCTAGAAAGTTCATTGATTTTCGTTTGAGTTTCTAAAATTTCTGTTTTAATCTGGTTGTAACGTTGTTGGCAGTCCTCCAATTCTGCCCCTAAAACGTCCTGTTTAGATTTTAATTTTTTTAACTGAGTTTGATATTTTTTTAATGTGTTACTGTTCATGTTCGTTCTCCGTTACATCTGTCGCCTCATCAAATTTTTTTATACCCCAAACGATGGCGTAACATAGCCAGATGTAACTGGATAGATATTTTCTCGGATCTGACTCCCAAAAATCGACAAATTTAAAACCATTGCAATTAAAATTTCTAATTGCCTCGACTATTTCCCATTCATCAGATGCGCACATGATTTTTTCATCAAATTCCATGGTTAATTCATATCTATAATAGCTCGATAAAGTGTCGTTCTCATCTAAATGGTTATTTAAATCCTCCTGAGCATTTTTTTTCACTATATCAATATCAAACTCTGAATAACTCGCCAATTTTGCGTCGTATCCTGTTGATTCTATTTTTTCTGACCAATAACTAGGATTTATCCGCAAATCATCAGAACGGAAAAAATTAAACATATCCGTTAATCTGGAGAATATTAACGATCCCATGTCGCCAGTAATTACTAGATATTCTGGATATGTGGTAATGTTAAAATAGTAATGGGTTGATTCTGGGTTTTTGAATGTTAAATGACGATAAACGCCATTGTTTTGATGAATTGTTAATTGGTGATTTTTAACATCATTTAAAAATCGTTCTAATATTGAATCAATCATTGTTTTAGTTCTCATTTAACCAGCTCAAAACTGAGCATCACATAGCCATTTTGTAAATATCTCTCATCATCTAAAATGTGGGTAATACGAACCTCAACATGTCTACCTCTATACCTACCGTCCCACTCTCTCAGTGATAATATATCTCCAACCCTATAATTGCGGTAGTTGTAGCGTATTTCGGATTTTTTGTCGCCACCCTCCACAGCCTTAAAATGTTTTGGTAATATTTTCAATTCGTGTGTTATTCGCGTGTTCCAAGCCCAAATAGCTTTCTTTTCAGAATCTTTTTCACTGCCTCTTGCGTTGCAGTTATAACAAACGACAGCATTGTAAATGCCCTGTTGTTCATCTGGAACAGCCTCATTGAATCTATAATTGCATTAAATGCTTTATTTGATAGTTTGTTTATTTCGCTAATATCTTCATCATATTGTGTTTGGGTTTCATGTTGGATTAATCTTAAATCCGGCTGAATAATGTCATGACCAAGATTATTTATAATCGCTTCAATGTTTGAGATTTGATTGTTTTTGATTGCGTTAAATATTGTTGGCATGGTTTTTTGTTCAAGTTCATTTATTCTGTCTATTTCTGCAAAGTATTCATTTAAAGATTCACCGTAAACATCCTCCCGCCTTAAAAGCGCAATATCATTTAATGAGATATCATGCACAAAGTCATTTATGATAACTTCTATTTTATCTTCAATTGTTTCAATCATTTAATCACCTATACGTGTGTTCCATGCTTTAATTAACTCCTCTCTTGAGTTATAAATCATTGCTCCGAGAGTTACATCATTAAAATGTGAAATAGGACAATTTTCATTTTCAATGAAACTATGTGTTATGGCATAACTAAGCCCAGACCATGGATCAATCTCATAAGATTCATCATGCAAATTTCCCTCGCTATCACACACTGCTATACGAGCTTCGCCACCGCAAAACGGGCAGGGTTTTAATTGTTCAGTCATAATCATTTCCTTATAGCTTAATAAATGAAATCCAATGCGTATTAGAGCGTTTTCCGCTAATGTGTCCAAAAAGCGGACTATATTCAGTTAACGCTAAAATATCTTTAACTGGTATATCTGTTTCATTCCATTTAAAAATTAAAGTCCCATTTGTTTTGAGCACACGAAAACATTCACTAAAGCCTTTCCTTAAATCTTCTTGCCATGTTGATTTATCGAGTTGGCCATATTTTTTTGCTAACCAACTATTGTGGCCAACTTTAACTAAATGAGGAGGGTCAAAACAAACTTGATAGAACGTTTCATCAGGAAAAGGTAAGTTTGTAAAATCAACTTGAATGTCTGGCTTGATTTCTAACGTTCGTCTGTCACATAAAATGTGGCTCTCTTTTCGTTTGTCGCAGAACAATACCCGATCATCTTTTTTATCAAAATAGAACATACGAGAGCCACAGCACACGTCAATAACGGGTTTATTTATGTTCATAATTACAGTGCTCCTTTATAATATTTATAATTTTTTCTGCTTTCCCAATCTTTGGATAGTTGACTGCGGCAGGCTTTTGCTTGTAACTGGTAATGAATGTCATCAATCTGTTCGCTGTACCGTATAACCGAAATCATGAGTTTAATTTCCCCATTCCAGTATTCACGGTTTTTGTTTTGTTATTAAATAAATCGTGTTCCATATTTTCACCAATAGCTATCGCACACTAAATAATCAGCGTGAGAATTGAGTTAATGAGTGGGTTATTTGTCGAGGGTTAGCTTGGCTTTAATTGGGCGAACCATTGTTGTTTGTTCAAATGCAGTCACAGAACCATCATAAATATTAACTACGTATTCAAAATCTTTAGTATTATTTTCATTGATTTCATCTCTCTTTTTACGGTAGAAAGCAAGTGTTGTGTAGGGATCTAGATTAGATTTAATATAAAATTAGTTACCAAATGAAAAAAACATCTCCGAATTCAATATATCTAAATTCGACTTTTTTATGATTCAATACTGTATCATCAATTTTCATTGTAATTACTCCGTGTGCGTAATAAATAATCATCGCATTTTCTAACAATTTCTAATGTAGTAGCATGGTTTTTGGTGTGTAGTAAACTATTACTAGAAATCCTCGGTGTACTGTTTTTAAGATAACATTTGTCTGACAAAAGAATTAAATGCTTCCTTTTCTATGTTCAAATTAAATACAGTAACGCTTTCGCCATTATTAAATTCGTATTCAATGTCTGTTATCACTGTTGTTCTCCTGTAAACGCTAAGCGGCTTCTATCATTAATAGTGATTTGTTTAAATTTATTAATAGCGGATCGTTTAGATTGGATGTATATTGTTTTTCACCTTCGAACTCGTCTATAACGCGTTTTTCTTCGCTGTCGCAGTCGTTGTAAGTCTTCATTGCGTAGTCTGGCGGTAACCATGTGCGCTCACGACTGACATATACATTAAAACGTCTGAGCAATGCCTCGTCTTTCACATAGAAATGCATAGTACCTTTTTGAAAAAGACGAACTTTAAACATAGAATTTTCAAAAAGATTTCTATTGATTGCTTTACCTGCTTGATAAGCATCATACCAAGCAATGTATGCTTGGCTTAATTTTATTTCTGGATATATACCATTATTAAAATAGACAAATACCTTTTCAATATCATCTAATTTTTCTATTACTCTATAATCTGCATGAAAACACGTTTTCAGCCAACCCTGTATAATTAAAATAAATTTAGAATTAATTTTGTAACCATTATTAGACTTCCAACCATTAAACAAATAAATATTCTTAGATTTTTCTGGATAGTAAGAACTTTCACGAGTTATCTCATCAAATAAAGCGAATATTGCATTTTTGAATAAATCGTTGCCGTTTTTTAAAATGTATTCATATAGTGTATTGATGTTATTACGTGAAAATTCCATGTTGGCAAAACGTCTAATAATATTGTTAAATGTGTTTACCTCTGCTGTTGTAAGTTTGTCCCTAAACTCTTTGCGGTCTAACAAATTTTTCCAATAGCGATCTTTAATAATATTATTTGCACACCTTAATGCTTTTTGAATATCATGAATTGTATAAGATTTCGATGAATCTAATCTTTCGCCAATTGAAACATGAATTAAATCACGACAACCGTAGGACGCCTTAAACATTGTTTCACATGTGCGCACAATACGCGTCTGATAATTTTGGTATTCAATCAACATATCATCAATTGATTGATGTTCTTTAATGTTTTTAACTTCCGAGCCGTCTTTTAAATCAATGTCATAGTTCATCCTTTCATATTCATCACTAAATATTTTTTCAATGTCTTGCTCTTTTTTAATATGAATTAGAGCTACCTCAACATCCGTTTTACGTTCTGATTCTGAAGTCGAAAAACCGCCATCAACATATTTAATTGTAGCATTGAGTTCGTTAAGTTTTTGGTTGAGTAAAATTCGATTATTGGTGCATGGGTTTTTAAGTGTTTCAGCATTCAATATGCATAGAATTTCGCCATCAACAACATAATTTAGGGCGTGTAACAAATGTTTATCACCATTTTTAAATGGTGGATTCATGATAATTAAATCGTAGTTTTCAATAGAATTGAATTCGAGAAAATCACTACCAACAATTTCTAAATTTAAATTTTCATATTTATATCGCTCACCTGAATTTTTGATATTCAGTAGAATGCTAGATAAATTATAATCAATTTCACAACAACTAAATCGAAAACCGCGTCTTTCCCAAGTTGATGCGTCATCATAAAAATATTTTATTAAATCGCCTTTGCCTGCGCTCGGCTCTAAAATGTAACTATAATTACGCTTATCTTTAGTTAACATTGAAAATAATTCAGTTGCCAGTTTTCGAGGGGTAGGGTAGAACTGATTATCATTATTCGGCAGATGTTTCATAATATTACTCACAATAAAAAACCGCTACATGAGCGGTTATATTTATAAAAAATTAGCACTAAAACGGGATGGAATCGTCGTCAAAATCCGTTTCTGGTGTTGATTGTGAATTGTTTTGTTGTTGCGATTGTTGCTGACTAGGTTGAACTTGTCCATCCAATTTTTTAGTTGGTTGAATTTGATTTACACGCAAGCATGGCTTTGTGACTGTCACTCCGTTCTTTTCCCATTCTTCAACATAAAACTCACCACTTACAGCTACCAAATCACCTTTTTTAATATTTGGAGCAAAAATTTCTGCCACTTTGCCCCATATAACACACTTGATCCATGCTGTTTTTTGATTATCTCCGTAACCAGCTTTAACTGGTAAACTAAATTCACTAACTGCTGTGCCGTTTTGTAAATACCGTAATTCAGCATCCTGACCGACGTTGCCTGTTGCTGTCATTGTATTAATTGCCATTTTCTCTCTCCAATTGGTTTTGCAGTTTCTGCAATGTTTTTTGAAATTTTTCTTCCCGTTTTTTAAATTGATTTATCACGCTCGACATTAAATGCTCTATAGCATCATTTTTTTTACAAAAATAATTTCCAGTCCATAATGGTCGAATCCACGAGGTTCTGTCATTATTTTTTATGATGATGCACTCATCATCGATCTGGCTAATTTTTTTTGTTTTTATGCGGGTCGATGATAGTGAGGGGGCTGCGAGATACAACAAATCCCCAACTTTCAGTTTTTTCCATTCTTCAGGTGTAATCATAATCACGCCTCAGGTAGTGGGATTTCATTAATTTCTTTAAGTCTTTCTATGTAAGCGCTTTCTGCTGCTGATAAAAACTCTGGATAATCACAAAAAATATTTCTTGCTGCTTGGATTAATTTTTCAAGCTTAGTTGTTAGCGTGGTTTCCTTAACTTTGGACAAATAATCTGACAGCCTATCTTCAAGTGCTTTATCTTGCGGTTCTTCATTTTTCGTTTGATTTGCAGTGTCCGCCTCATTTATTAACAGATTTGCATCAGGAGGAGTAATGTCTTTTACAGTTTTTCTTGCTTCTTCTAATTCGTCAGTTGAGTAAACCCCTAAAATAACTTCAGGACAGTACAATCTAGCCCAGTATTTGACGGCTAAATATGCTATTTGCTGTTTTGGAGCTGTTTTCCACAAAGGTGAGTTTCTGATTGTGACATTGCTTAAATATAATGGTTCTCCCCATGTTATATTTTGTTCACCTGTTAAAATAGCACCAACCTTAATGCCCAAGTTTAGTTTAATTTCATCATCATGCTTTTTATCTGTTTTTTGGAATGCGTCCCAGTTACCTATATATTCATATTTGAATCTGCCGTTAATAGCTCCAGATGTTACAATTACGGCATTTACTAACTGTGCTTCATAGCCAAGCGTTCCATTTACTATATGTGTTTTTTGAGCCACCGCAAAAGGGTTCATTTTCCATTGTACCGCTTGCATAGTTACCGCCATGCAGTCAGCAACATTACCTGCCAAATGCTTTGGAACTGTTGCTACTCCTTTCGCCATCACTTGCGAAAATTCTTGTATTCTCTGTAGCATTTGATGACTAAATACAGTGTTATTAACCTGTCCAATTGGTTGTTCGTGCTCTATAATTTCATTATTCATTGATAATTCATAAGTCATATTCATTTTTCCTTATCCATTGTGGTCTTTGAATTGTTTCTATACCGTCCCATTTATTGCTTTTTAAACAAGATGCATATGTAAAAAGATTTTCTCTATACAGTCTGTACCCAACATTTAAATCATGTTCATCAAGTTGAATTACTCTAACTGGATATTTACCGCAATCGATAACATCACTAACTGCAATAAATAAAAAAACAGGGTCGGAGTTAAATATTTCAGTATATCCATCGATATACATTGCTGCTTGAACGTGGTAGCGGTAATCTTCAATGCTTCTACCAAAATCATTAATATTACTTGTCTTTTTAACATCAACGATTATTGGTAAGTCATTAATTATTTTGTCGGGTCTAATTCTGCATAAAACATTAGTTTCAAAATCAGTCCAGTAAATAGAAGATTCACAATAACCGTCCATATCAAGTAATTTTTTTGCAATTGGATGTGCAAAAGCACTCTCTTGCATTAGCCGTAATTTCCGTTCTTCTTCTTCTGTGATAATGATTTTTTCGGGTGAATAATTTTCTTCCATAAATTGTTCGAGGTCTTTTTTACCTTGCGTTGTTCTACGGTCAAATGAAGGAACAACAATAAACCGCTCATTAAAGTGTTGCGGTTCTAAAAGAAGACAGTGTAGGGCTGTGCCAATGTCTAAAGCTTTCTTTTTTTCTTTATCTTCTGGTGCTTCTTGTCGCCATTTGTAAATTGCAGGGCTTTTTGCAATATCATCTAGATTAGACTTGCTCACACCCTCACTGTTGTGATAATCTTTATTAGATATATCGTAATAAATACCCTGTTTCATGTTGGCTCCTTATTATCTTTTTCATTTTCTATAACCACTTTTAATCACTCGCAATCTTAAACATCCATTGAAATAGCATAAACAACATCCCAATCGTTAGTACGCATGTACAAAAAAGGGCGTACATTTGTTCGCCCTTGTTTAGTCTATAATCATTTCTAAATCGGTCCATTTGATAAACATTGCAGCCGACATGATCTATGGGTATTGTGTTCATTGTTTTCATTCCTCTTTTAACCAATCTGGACGCTCGCCCTTACCGCAATAAATATCAATGATATCAAGTAATCGCGGGTAAAATTGCAGAGCTTTTTTACCATCCATTTGGGCGATTTCTTTTTTTGAAAATTTGCGCCAATTATTTGCTGGGTGACATTCGTCTTCAACGCGGACGCAATCACCATTTGTTATTGATATGAAATAGGTTTCATCTAAAATAATGAATATTGATTCAGGTAAATTAGCATCGCTCAAATCAGCACCGCGCAAATCAGCACCGCGCAAATTAGCACGGTTCAAATTAGCACCGCGCAAATCAGCACCGCGCAAATCAGCATCGATCAAATAAGCATCGCTCAAATCAGCACCGCGCAAATCAGCACTGTCCAAATTAGCACTGCGCAAATCAGCATCGATCAAATAAGCATCGCTCAAATCAGCACCGCGCAAATTAGCACTGTCCAAATTAGCACTGCGCAAATTAGCATGGACCAAATTAGCACTGTCCAAATTAGCATCGATCAAATCAGCATCGATCAAATAAGCACCGCTCAAATCAGCACCGCGCAAATCAGCACCGCTCAAATCAGCATCGATCAAATAAGCATCGCGCAAATCAGCACGGTTCAAATTAGCACCGCTCAAATTAGCATCGCGCAAATAAGCATCGATCAAATCAGCATCGCTCAAATCAGCACGGATCAAATTAGCATCGCGCAAATAAGCATCGATCAAATCAGCACCGCGCAAATTAGCACCGCGCAAATTAGCACCGCGCAAATTAGCACTGTCCAAATCAGCACCGCGCAAATTAGCACGGCCCAAATTAGCACTGTCCAAATTAGCACCGCGCAAATCAGCTTTTATTCCTTTCTTACCAAGACTGTCAATCCATATTTTGTGTTGTTCTAAAATTTCTCTAATATTCATTGTTTTATCTCTTAATTCTGTAAAAAAAGCCCTCAAGTGAGGGTAAATAGGATGTAGCAATGTGCCGTCTTTCCGAGCTGTCAGTATTTTTAATAAGAAAATACAATCAATTCTTCAGCTAATTCTTGTGAGTTGTAATGCTCAAATAGAATAGCTCCGTTATAAGTTAAATAACCGCTATAGTGACAATAAACAGTTCTGTACACATCGCCAACCTTCACACTAATATTTGAACTTGTAAACATAATTTTTACCTTTTTAATTTATTGACCCACAATATTTTATCTCTTTAATTTATAAAATTATCGCTACTGATGTTAATTAATGGTATTGATTTATTTTTTATTCAATTCCGCTCTAGCCTGTGAATAACAAATGTCTATTATAAACTGATTAAATATATTTTGATCAACGGCATTATTTTCTAAACAAATAGAAATTAGATCGATTATCAGCTGATCGTTGTTATTACTAAAATTTTGCATCAACTCATTTGCTCGTTTATCGATTTCCTCATCTAGCTCATCGCCATTTTCGATATTCTGCATCATGTTTTGATATTGTTTTTCATAACCGTTTTCTACACATTGATATAAGTTATTCATAATCAATTCCTTACATATATTTCAAACTCAAGCCCACTCACTGAATGGGCTTTGATTTGAATTTTTAACCAAATTTTCTCGATGGTTGCGAGTTTTTGCGCTCCCTTATTCCATGATGTTTTTCAACAGTTTAGAGGGAGATAGGCATTTCGTTCTTAGATAAGCTTCACTTTCACACTGTTTACTTGAACAACACTTTATAAGTTGTCTCGACTTTTCTAGTTTTTAAAGAGCGTTCACATAAGTGATTATTTATTTCTTTCCAAAACCGCTGTACTTTCATATGCCTCAGCTAGCTACTTGAATCTTATTAACTTGTTAAATAACTCGTAGTCTTGTTTAACTTTGTTGTTAAGTTGATTTGTTTTGATGGGTGTAGTTTAGTAAACAATTAACTTTTAGTAAAGTGGAATATTTACTAAACACTAAACTTTTTATGCAAAAAATATTTAATGTTTAGTAAAACAATAATTTAGTTAATTATAAAATTAATTTGATTGGCTATTTTTTATACAGAAAAAATAAGAAAAGATTTTATATGCAGATTTTAGGCGTGAAAAAAGCCCCGTTTGGGGCTTTGTTTTATCTTAAAGAACTAAGCTGCCTTAGCTAGACTCAATGCAAATTTGTACCCATCATTATATGCAGTAAATGCATCCTTATGTCGGACACTACCTGCTTGACTGCATGGGATGCTATCTAAAACAGAATCATCCATTGCTTTAGGTATTCCATTTACTGCATGAAAATAGCCTAATTCAAATGCACAACCCGCACATTTATGTCTGCTAAAAGTTCCTTGATATTCCGGTAAAGATTCAAAATGAACATCATAACGGTGCGCCTTTCGGCATATAGGTGAATAACCCATAATAATACTCCTATAAAGGATAAGCATTAAATAGGGCTTTACTTAAAAAGAAAACGAATATAGAATAGTAATCGAGATCTCACAATAAAGCCCTAAATGCTTTATTTTTTTATATTTGCCCGATACGCCAATATCGGGCTCCCCTATATATAGTAGTAAAAAAACGGCTTACCACTAAATATTGATCGAATTATACTCAGTAAATTAATTTATTTCAATAAAATGATCCACTTAGAGTGCGTTTAATTAAAAATAAACCCCATATTCTCATTTTGAGTGAATTAATATTAAATGAAATAGAACCTCTTAAAATTTGGTTGGTGAATCATTAGAGGTATGTAAAAAAACACAGCTATTATTCATAAGCTGATTTTAAGCACAAAAAACCCGCCGAAGCGGTGTATATAATATTTAAGGGGTTTTTGGGAGTTAGTTTATTTGATATTGATATTGAGTAATTTAATTTATTTGAAATTCGACCGCCACCAATGAATAATCATTTGTTATGGAGATAATCTATACCTGAAATTATCATTTTTAATGCTGATATTTTTTGGGTAAGATTAAAATCATTTGATGCAATTAAATGGGAAAGATCAGTATTTGCTAACTCCATTATAAACCAAGGTTTTTCTATGTGTAGATTATGCATATAAATTGAAACAACATTAGATGATACACAAGATGCCTGACATCGAACCTCTTCATTAAATCTTTCCTTTACCTGTCCCAAATCAAGTATAGACTCGCTCTTTTCTTTGGAAGGACTAAATGTTTTTCTTGCATACTCTCCATGGCATTTTATGCCATCACTGTTATATAGTTCAACTTTATCAACATAACCAAAACCACCACTACCAAGTTCGCCAATTTTTTTTATTAAATATCCAAAATGATGGTGCTCTTGCATTTTTAATCCTCACGAAGTTATCCGTGCTTCCTTAGTAACATTGATTGACTCAGCATTACTTTCCCATGAATATAAAGTTGATCAATTTCATCTTCGTTTATATCCCATTCCTTGTATTTTTTATTGTCAGATATAACAATCAGTTTATCTTTAATTACCTGTAAGCGCTTCACATACAAGCTTTTACCGAACGTAAATACATATATTCCATCGCCGTTAAATTCTTTTTTTGAAACGTCTACATAAATTGAATCTCCACTTTCAAACGTTCCTTGCATCGAATCACCTGAAATATTAATTACTTTTAAATTATCGGTATCCACACCTTTAAATAATATTTTTGCCTGTTCTGAATCATATTCTATTAATTTAATCACTTCCATTACATCCGAATTTAGGTAGCCTGCTCCTGCGCTAGCTGTAATATCTAAAATCTCTATCACGTAGTTGTTATTATTAGCGTGATGCTGATTATTTTGTTTTATTCCATATATTTCATTGTCATTAATTTTATCTAGATAAAATTCAGGCATGCCGTAATCATGTTCTAAACGACGAGCCGATTTTTCGCCAAAAGGCGCCCGTCCGTTCACCAACTGAGAAATATAACTTTTCTCTTTTGGTGGAACAGATTTATCTGAAAACCATAGTTTTAAATTGCTCGCTCTTAGCTCTTTTAATTTGTTTCTATTCATCTTAGTTCCTCTATGTACATTTTATTTAGTAATTGCTAAACAAGCAAAAAATAAACTTTATCTAAACTTACTTGACTTTTGGTTTAGCGTTAAATAAACTTTAGTTAAGTTTTAACTAACCTAAGGTAATAATGAAACTATCACATTATTTAAACCTGCTCCCTAAAGGTGGTAAAAGTCAATTTGCCAAAGAAATTGATGTGTCCAAGTCTTTCTTATGTCAAATGGCTTCAGGAAAAGCTAATGTTCCAATTCGTGTAGC encodes:
- a CDS encoding transcriptional regulator; this translates as MKLSHYLNLLPKGGKSQFAKEIDVSKSFLCQMASGKANVPIRVAKKIEEHTHGQVTKAELRPDVWG
- a CDS encoding protein kinase domain-containing protein: MQEHHHFGYLIKKIGELGSGGFGYVDKVELYNSDGIKCHGEYARKTFSPSKEKSESILDLGQVKERFNEEVRCQASCVSSNVVSIYMHNLHIEKPWFIMELANTDLSHLIASNDFNLTQKISALKMIISGIDYLHNK
- a CDS encoding S24 family peptidase; amino-acid sequence: MNRNKLKELRASNLKLWFSDKSVPPKEKSYISQLVNGRAPFGEKSARRLEHDYGMPEFYLDKINDNEIYGIKQNNQHHANNNNYVIEILDITASAGAGYLNSDVMEVIKLIEYDSEQAKILFKGVDTDNLKVINISGDSMQGTFESGDSIYVDVSKKEFNGDGIYVFTFGKSLYVKRLQVIKDKLIVISDNKKYKEWDINEDEIDQLYIHGKVMLSQSMLLRKHG